Proteins found in one Ferrovibrio sp. MS7 genomic segment:
- the argE gene encoding acetylornithine deacetylase, protein MSRPSDASLAMIRQLIEMPTVSRDSNLDLIHWVRDHLKSLGVASTLVHDASGKKANLFATIGPTDVPGIVLSGHTDVVPIDGQEWDTDPFKLVEKDGKLWGRGTSDMKSFVAIALAYAPHFLAQDLKTPIHYAFTYDEEVGCLGAKQLMPVLAKMPVKPAACIVGEPTEMQVIAQHKGKKSWRVDFRGFECHSSLTHQGVNAVEAAAELIAHIKSIARRKRDQGPFDPEFAPPYTSLHTGVVHGGTALNIVPKDCSFLWEIRYLPQDDVDALYQEVVDFARTRIEPEMKAVQPDCGCSFHQISEFPGLATDDRSPIIELGKALTGANRVQKVSFGTEAGLFSQTDIPTIVCGPGNIEQAHKPNEFIELTQLKLCEEFLDRLLPRLREGKTGLAGV, encoded by the coding sequence ATGAGCCGACCGAGCGATGCCTCCCTGGCGATGATCCGCCAGTTGATCGAAATGCCCACCGTGAGCCGGGATTCCAATCTCGACCTCATCCACTGGGTGCGCGATCACCTGAAGTCGCTCGGTGTCGCCTCCACCCTGGTGCATGACGCCAGCGGCAAGAAGGCGAACCTGTTCGCCACCATTGGCCCCACGGACGTGCCAGGCATCGTCCTTTCGGGCCATACCGACGTGGTGCCGATTGATGGCCAGGAATGGGATACCGACCCGTTCAAGCTGGTGGAGAAGGATGGCAAGCTATGGGGCCGTGGCACTTCGGACATGAAGTCCTTCGTCGCCATCGCGCTGGCCTATGCGCCGCATTTCCTGGCGCAAGACCTCAAGACGCCGATCCACTACGCCTTTACCTATGACGAGGAAGTCGGCTGCCTCGGCGCCAAGCAGCTCATGCCGGTGCTGGCGAAGATGCCGGTGAAGCCGGCCGCCTGCATCGTCGGCGAGCCGACCGAGATGCAGGTGATCGCGCAGCACAAGGGCAAGAAAAGCTGGCGCGTCGATTTCCGCGGCTTTGAATGCCATTCCTCGCTGACGCATCAGGGCGTCAACGCCGTGGAAGCCGCTGCCGAGCTGATCGCCCATATCAAGTCGATTGCCCGGCGCAAACGCGACCAGGGTCCGTTCGATCCTGAATTCGCGCCGCCCTACACCTCGCTGCATACCGGCGTGGTGCATGGCGGCACGGCCCTGAACATCGTGCCGAAGGATTGCAGCTTCCTGTGGGAAATCCGCTATCTGCCGCAGGACGATGTGGATGCGCTGTATCAGGAAGTGGTGGATTTCGCCCGCACGCGGATTGAGCCGGAAATGAAGGCCGTGCAGCCCGATTGCGGCTGTTCTTTCCACCAGATTTCCGAGTTCCCGGGCCTCGCCACCGACGACCGCTCGCCGATTATTGAGCTTGGCAAGGCGCTGACCGGCGCCAATCGGGTGCAGAAAGTGTCCTTCGGCACCGAGGCCGGCCTGTTCAGCCAGACCGATATCCCGACCATTGTCTGCGGCCCCGGCAATATCGAGCAGGCGCATAAGCCGAACGAATTCATCGAGTTGACGCAGCTAAAGCTGTGCGAGGAGTTCCTCGACCGCCTGCTGCCGCGCTTGCGCGAAGGCAAAACCGGCTTGGCAGGCGTCTAA
- the denD gene encoding D-erythronate dehydrogenase codes for MLNVVITGGAGFIGQALTKQLLQRGELTGPSGSPQKISRITLFDNVAPNDFGDSRVTTIVGDIGDQAEVRMLIGQDTHSVFHLAAVVSSGAEADFDLGYRVNLAGTRNVLEACRSLDGTARVIFASSVAVYGGALPATVTDSTPQRPTTSYGVQKLMGELMVNDYTRKGYIDGRAVRLPTIMIRPGKPNKAASTWASSIVREPLSGVDAICPVSPESMMVCLSPRRTVDAFIRLHELPGEALGVDRAMLLNGIPASAGEIAAAMERNTGNRKVGKIIWQPDPHIQKIVDGWPRALSSDRARSLGFSVDQNIDEIVRFFIEDDLDNQIKSLAS; via the coding sequence ATGTTGAATGTGGTGATCACCGGCGGCGCCGGCTTTATCGGCCAGGCCCTGACCAAGCAGCTTCTGCAGCGCGGCGAACTCACCGGCCCGAGCGGCAGCCCTCAGAAGATCAGCCGCATCACCCTGTTCGATAACGTCGCCCCGAATGATTTCGGCGACAGCCGCGTCACCACCATTGTTGGCGATATCGGCGACCAGGCCGAAGTGCGCATGCTGATCGGCCAGGACACCCATTCGGTGTTCCACCTCGCCGCCGTGGTTTCGTCTGGCGCCGAAGCCGATTTCGACCTCGGCTACCGCGTCAACCTGGCCGGTACGCGCAATGTGCTGGAAGCCTGCCGCAGCCTGGACGGCACGGCGCGCGTGATCTTCGCCTCCTCCGTCGCGGTCTATGGCGGCGCCCTGCCCGCCACCGTCACCGACAGCACGCCACAGCGCCCGACGACCTCCTACGGCGTGCAGAAGCTGATGGGCGAATTGATGGTCAACGACTATACCCGCAAGGGCTATATCGATGGCCGCGCCGTGCGGCTGCCTACCATCATGATCCGCCCCGGCAAGCCGAACAAGGCCGCCTCGACCTGGGCCAGTTCCATCGTGCGCGAGCCGCTTTCCGGCGTCGATGCGATCTGCCCGGTGTCGCCGGAAAGCATGATGGTCTGCCTCTCGCCACGCCGCACCGTGGATGCCTTCATCCGCCTGCATGAACTGCCCGGCGAGGCGCTGGGCGTCGACCGCGCCATGCTGCTGAACGGCATCCCGGCCTCGGCCGGCGAGATCGCCGCCGCCATGGAGCGCAACACCGGCAACCGCAAGGTCGGCAAGATCATCTGGCAGCCGGACCCGCATATCCAGAAGATCGTCGATGGCTGGCCGCGTGCGCTGAGCAGCGACCGCGCGCGCAGTCTCGGTTTTTCGGTGGACCAGAATATCGATGAGATTGTACGCTTCTTCATCGAGGACGATCTGGACAACCAGATCAAGAGCCTAGCCTCCTAA